The sequence AACAAGCGGGGATAATGTGCCCCCTCCTGTGAATACTTTTGCAGAGATTGATTTAGGTGAAGCTGTCAATGAAAATATAAGGAGGTGCAAGTATGTTAAGCCGACCCCTGTGCAACGGCATGCTATACCTATTTCACTCGCAGGGAGGGATTTGATGGCTTGTGCTCAGACTGGTTCTGGAAAAACTGCTGCTTTCTGCTTCCCCATCATAAGTGGGATCATGAGGGGCCAATTTCCTAGACCTCCTCGTCCACGTATGGCATTTCCTCTAGCTCTTATTCTCTCCCCGACTAGGGAGCTCTCATGCCAAGTAAGTTTTTCTGGTTATTGGTCAATATAGTTGAATAAGAGAAGAAGATATGAAGAAGGATTTTGTTCTCTGTACATTGATATATGGGTTGCTTCACAAAACGAGTTTTTATATGAAGGATTGAAGGTTGTGTTGTGATCTGCAGATTCATGACGAGGCTAAAAAGTTCTCATATCAAACTGGCGTCAGGGTGGTTGTTGCCTATGGTGGTGCTCCTATAAACCAACAGGTTccatattttctcttatttgcTTGGTACTTCAGTcttaatttgttataatttgCTGGCatctatccttttttttttttaatttggattATTAGTTACTGGGTTTTCTTTCATATGCAATGTTAGCTTCTATTGTAATATTCTGTATGATAAATTAGAGTGAGCAAGTATACTATGATATGTCATCTGTTTTAGGTTGCTACATTTACCTCTAAGCATATTAGAGCATTCCAGTTTACTGTTGGTGCTGCACTTTCTGGAGTGTATATTATGTTACATTCTCTAACAAAAGTTAATTGTCCCCGGGGCAATTACTTCGAAGTACATTTTGTCCACTTCCATTACGTTTCGGCAACAGCACTAACTTTAGGTCAGTTGGATTGATTCTGAGATTCTGATATTTGTATTTCTAATGCCACCAGAGGGACTCATGTTCTGAGTAAGTTGTTGGCCAATTTCAAACTGGAACTTGCCTGCGTTTTCTATAACCTtatttcttgttgttgtttttttggaTAGggaccttttttctttttttggataaGGACTCTTTCTTGAGTGAGTAAATTCTTTTGAACAATGCTGACCTTGAATCAGAGACGTAACGAGtctaaaaagaaacttatacaAGTGTGAAACTGGCCTTCATTCTACTGAAATTTGACGCACGTGAAGAGGTTTCATACCAGTCGGATTGATATTGTTAATATAATGGTGGCTGTGATTGAAACTTTTTGGAGATAGTGAATATGTGTTATCTGGTTTTTGCTATGTTTGTGGGTGCATTTAAGAAATGTATGTAGTGTTAGTGAGAGAGAATGCGAGACAAATAGAGAGAATTATCCCTCAGTTTTGTTCTTTTTGAGTAATTTGTGAAATGGATTCTGATTCTATATCCTTGTTTCCTAATATAACTATGAAGTATATTTCCACcttctcaatatatatatatgtgtatagtAGCTTTCTTTAATGTTACTGCCTTCTGGTACCAAAAAATATAGAGTAGTAGCTTTACTTTTCAACCCCTTTGCAGGCACTCATTTGGGCTCGTAATAGTATGAGAATCTGTGGGTGAGGCTTGAGAGAGATTGCTTCTCTGCATTTTTTAATGTGTACAAGTTTTATCTTCCTTACATCGTTGCTACATTGCTATCATGTCTGACACTTCGCCCTTACTGACAAAAAAATCTTTCATCATGAAAGCTGTAATTTGTTTCTCACAGCCAATTTTATGTTGTGACACTGTGAACAGCTTCGTGAATTAGAGAGAGGTGTGCATATTCTTGTAGCAACCCCTGGACGGTTGGTAGATTTACTTGAGAGAGCAAGAGTCTCGTTGCAGATGATAAGGTATTTGGCTCTAGACGAGGCTGACCGGATGCTTGACATGGGTTTCGAACCTCAAATAAGGAAAATAGTGCAACAGATGGACATGCCTCCGCCAGGTGTGCGACAGACCATGCTTTTCAGTGCCACTTTTCCAAAAGAGATTCAGgttatttttcttcattgacAGGCTCTTCATTGATCCATCAATTTTTTCCCTtgttatcaatttatttaataactCCATTATCCTGTGGAATTTGTTGCTTCTGACTACAAACTGTTTTGGGTTCCTCCTCATGGATGAGCAACATTGTGGTGACCTTTCAATATCATTACAAATTCTCGCGCTGCTTGCTCTTCTACAATAAGAGAGGAGCTCATATtttcctctaatttttggaTGTATATTACTTGATTAAAGCATAGGAAAGAGCGCCTTGGTAGTGTTTGTTGCAGAATTAATACACTTAAAGTTTTAATCTGAACGCAGAGACTGGCCTCAGATTTTCTATCCAGTTATATCTTTTTGGCCGTCGGAAGGGTCGGCTCTAGCACAGATTTGATTGTCCAAAGAGTTGAATATGTTCAAGAGACTGACAAGAGAAGTCACTTGATGGATCTTCTTCATGCGCAGAAGGAAAACGGTGTTCATGGCAAGGTAGCTCCTGTCTATTGTTTCAATTTTACTCAGTTATTTATGTTCTTGAGGTAGCGTAGCACATAACTAAATTAAGTATGGTTGTGATGAAGAATAGACAAGTACAGGTACTAAAGATTGACCCCTGGAGGTAGaacaatttatgtattaaaGGAAGAGGCACCAAGGCTTATAGTTGTATTAATTGTCTATCTACTTCACTGCTGTGTGTCTGGTGTACCATGTGTTATCCTGctaataatattttacttttggtAGGAACAGAGCCACAGTAGTGGTTATGAATTTGCCAGAACCGAGTGACTTTAGCTCAAGTTCTGTATTTgcgttaaaattttttatttaatatgtaaaaataaactACTCAGAACCCAGAAAGCAAAAAGAATTGGTGTCAAAAACCCCTAAATTATAATTCCTGGCTCCTCTCCGTACTTTTGGTGGTTGaaacatataaattcatatctgTGGAACACCCCAACAAGAAATTTTACTTTACCCTTTTAAAACAATGGTTGTCATACCCATAAGTTTCACtgtatgtttttctttataaacGTACAGTTTCAAACTTCTCAACCTATTTATACTCATTGCTTCTCTCTGTTTTTCAGCAAGCTCTTACCCTTGTTTTTGTGGAGACTAAGAAGGGAGCTGATGCACTGGAGCATTGGCTTTGTATGAATGGTTTCCCTGCTACTGCTATTCATGGTGATAGAACTCAGCAGGTACGGTTGCTGACTCCTAGTGGGTTCTGGTTGACTTATCTAATCATACAGAAGCTTATAACAATGACTATTTTATCTTTCTAGAGTTGTTTAGCTtttttttccctctctttttgctcatattatattcatttatgtatattgaattgaattttgCGATTCATAATTTGGCTATCTTCAATAACTATTATCTGCCCATTGTTCAATTAGAAGTCTTACCAAGTTGATCCATGAATTAGCATTTGAAAGGagtatgtatttaaacttttggAGGTCAACAAGCAGGACATTGCTtcaaggcataatacataaatgtgccctttaacttgacttcaaattacatttatgcccttcaactttggatatgcacaaataaacacttaaatttgtataaagttgaacaaatagacacacatgtcctacatgtcattttttttcctacgtggtgtcctacgtgtattgttccatgtaggactcatgtatttatttatttaaaagttggatagttaaagtgtgtttgtgcattatgaaagttggaggtcaaagttaaaatttgaagccaagtttagggtcaaatatatgtattatgcccaTGCTTCAATATAGCTTTTTACTGTGGAATCTCAATTTTCATGAGCTTCACTATGTTAGGTTGCTTCTCTAGATTCAAAATAACTTCTTTTACATTGTTTGTGATGATTAGATGGATAGTGCATAGCGCCACTTCAATCTTCAAACCAAATATTTAAAGACCATAGTCTAGAAACTGGATGGGGCCGGGATTGAGGTTCCCTTTCTCCTCTCTTTCCTTGGTTCTTCAGCAACCTTATTTGTCCACAAATGGAAGAAGTTTCTTCCCTCgtagaagtaaaaataaaaatctgaaGTATTGATTCTCAGTTTTAAAATTGAGAGAGCACATAATCAATCTCCTTTTGTCTCTTTATTTCTCTTGAAatgaaagtgaaagaaaatTTATGTCCTACTCCATTCCTCCTTGGGTAAAACCCTTCTGCTCTTTCCTTAAAATTACATTCATATGGTGGCACTGCATTGTGCTTccatttgatatatatatgttgtaacCTGTTGTGCTTGATTTCGAAATCTCCATTTTCCATCTTAAATATGCTACATTTCAGCTCTTTGTTGGAAAGAGCTTTAGTTGTAGTTTTCTTACATTGGTACGTCTGGGGAGCCTCAATTTTTTTAGTTGTCTGTAACAATGTTGCATGTTATCGAAATTGCTGTAAGCAAATTTCTATGGAAGTTTCATTGTCTTTTGGGCTGGAGCTACCTCATAAAAATGGAATATGTGTTGTATGCTTGCAGTCCCCAATCACATGCTTCTTTAATGTAATACTCATTGGCTTTTTGTAAAGTAGAGTAAGATGTTGCTTTGCATTGCTTCATCTGCTCAGGTTTGACTACGGATATCGTATTAACAAATGAGTTGTAGAAGGACTTGGTTAGATAAGTACTGCTGTATTTCTTTTGTGCTATCATGAAAGCTTTGTTCATTAAGTTTAAGCTTCTATATTGCAATGCTGTGTATGAGACGGTATCCTTTAGGTTCCTTATGGAAGGTATTATGTACTGGCATTGTGACATTGAGCATCAAATTGTCCATTACTTTTCTGCTATAGCAGATTTCTGCCAAATTCGACTAGTTAAATCAGCTTTCTTTTTACCTTATTCCTTCATGTCGTTTATGcgaaagacttttttttttttttaacccaTGTTCTATTGTTGTGCATCTTTGGCAGGAGAGAGAGCATGCCCTCAGATCCTTCAAAACTGGTTACACACCAATCTTGGTTGCAACAGATGTGGCAGCACGTGGTCTCGATATCCCCCATGTTGCACA comes from Solanum pennellii chromosome 1, SPENNV200 and encodes:
- the LOC107006456 gene encoding DEAD-box ATP-dependent RNA helicase 37-like, with protein sequence MSMSWADSVSAAENPAGAPSKSAYVPPHLRNRPSTDPPAQASYAGAAASLGNDHSGYGVPNMVGSRWSGQRNEYQSGYAGGGGRGGGWNGRSGGWDRGRDREVNPFTNDDSEPVTEQESSAINFDAYEDIPVETSGDNVPPPVNTFAEIDLGEAVNENIRRCKYVKPTPVQRHAIPISLAGRDLMACAQTGSGKTAAFCFPIISGIMRGQFPRPPRPRMAFPLALILSPTRELSCQIHDEAKKFSYQTGVRVVVAYGGAPINQQLRELERGVHILVATPGRLVDLLERARVSLQMIRYLALDEADRMLDMGFEPQIRKIVQQMDMPPPGVRQTMLFSATFPKEIQRLASDFLSSYIFLAVGRVGSSTDLIVQRVEYVQETDKRSHLMDLLHAQKENGVHGKQALTLVFVETKKGADALEHWLCMNGFPATAIHGDRTQQEREHALRSFKTGYTPILVATDVAARGLDIPHVAHVVNFDLPNDIDDYVHRIGRTGRAGKTGLATAFFNENNSSLARSLSDLMQEANQEVPAWLSRFAARSTYGGKNRRGGARFGARDFRRDSSYNRGASGGSTDYYGGGANMNSGYASGGYNASYGTAGVTSAWD